The region CGGGCGGCGCCGCGGAAGTCGTACGCGCGGATCGCTTCCCAAGACAACACCCCCCCATCATGCCGCTGACGGGGACCGTTCCCAACGTTTCCTCCCGACCAGAGTGTTATGTCGATCCCGCCCCCGGACGCGGGGTCGGCGGGGCGGCGCCCGGGCGGCACAATGGCGGTTGTGGTGGAACTGACGCGCAGGGAGTTCGAGGAACTGGTCGCCGACGCGCTGGACCAGATCCCGCCGGAGCTGGCGGGCCTCATGGACAACGTGGTGATCACCGTCCAGGACGAGTCGCCCGACGGGCTGCTCGGCCTCTACGAGGGAATTCCGCTGACCGAGCGGGGGGATTCCTACTTCGGCGTGCTGCCGGACCAGATCTTCATCTACCGGCTCGGCATCTGCGCGATCTGCGAGACCAGGGAGGACGTCGTCGAAGAAGTCCTGATCACGGTCGTCCACGAGATCGCGCACCATTTCGGTATTGACGACGAACGCCTGCACGAGCTGGGCTGGGGCTGATCGGGATCGCCCTGATGGGCGCTGCGAGACCGACCGAAACCCCCGCCCCCCAAGGGGACCGGGTACCACTCCGAGCGCTCTCCGTACACGGATCCGCGGCCGCGGACCGCCGGCTCGCACCCCCGGATCGCCTGTCCTTTCGGCGTTTCCACAGCGAGCGGCGGAAACGGCTCCGAGTACCGATGGGGACCAAGGCCCCGTGATCCGACGATCCACTACCCCCAGCAACGAATCAGACACGAATTCCTTGCAACGCCTTGCGAGGAAGCTCACGTTCCGGGACGGTTGGTCATTGGGACACGACACAGCGTGATTTCAACCCTGTAACAGTAAGGGAGTGCCGGATGGCCAATCCGCGCCTCGACAAGACACCTGACGACGAGGGCCACGAGCCCCCGTCTTCCCCCCAGAAGGACGCTTGGCGCAGCAGCTATCGCGAGGTCATGGCGCTCCGGGAGTTCCGTGCCATCTGGTCGGCCCACACCATCGCCACCATCGGCACCAACCTCCTCAACATCGCGGCGAGCATCCTCGTCTACCAGATCACCGGCTCGCCCCTGGCCGCGGGTTTCACCATCGCCCTCGGCTTCCTCCCCCCGCTCATCGCCGGGCCGTTCCTCTCCGGGCTGGCCGACCTCTTCCCGCGCCGCCGGGTGATGGTGGTCTGCGACCTCCTGCGCGCCGTGCTCATCGTCTCCATCGGCATCCCGGGACTGCCGCTGTGGGCGGTATGGCTGCTGCTGTTCTGCTCGGTGCTGCCCGCGCTCCCCTTCGCCGCCGCCCGCGCCGCCATGCTGTCCGAGATCATCCAGGGCGAGCGCTACGTCGCCAGCACGGCGATCATCCAGCTCACCGCCCAGGTCGGGATCCTGGTGGGCTTCATGGCCGGGGGCTTCACCTCGGGCCTGTTCGGACCGCACGCCACCGTGATGTGCAACGGGGCGCTGTTCGTCGTGACCGCGCTCATCGTGCGGTTCGGGGTCAAGGCGCGGCCCGCCCCCGAGCGCACGGAGAAGGAGGAGGGCGGCGGTTTCGCGACGGTGGTCGCCGGCGGGGCCAGGCTGGTCTTCGGCGACCCCCGGCTGCGCACGCTGGCCCTGATGGCCTGGCTGGCCGGGCTCTACATGGTCCCCTACGGGTTGGCGACCCCGCTGGCGGCCGAGGCGGGCGGCGGTGAGACCGCGGCCGGCGTCGTGATGGCGGGGACGTCGATCGGCGCCCTCGTGGGCGGCCTGGTGCTGACCCGCCTGGTGCCGCCGGTGACCCGGCTCCGGCTGCTGGGCCCGCTGGCCGTGCTGGCGTCGGTGCCCCTGCTGGTGTGGCTGTTCGACCCGCCGCTGTGGCTCATGGTGGTCGCGCTGGCGGCGTCCGGCGCCACCGCCTCCTACCAGTTCGTGGCCAACGCCGCGTTCGTGCTGTGCGTCCCGCCGGACGGCCGGGCGCGGGCCTTCGGCCTGGTCGCCGCGGGCCTACAGGTCTCCCAGGGACTGGGCATCCTGGCGGGCGGCTTCTTCGCGGAGTTCTTCGGCACCGGAACGGTCGTGGTCGGCGCGGGCGTGCTGGGCATCGTGTTCGCGCTGCTGCTGGCCCTGCCCTGGTCGCGGATGAGCGACGAGGTCACGCGCAGGATGCAGGAGACCGAGGCCCCGGCCTGACCAGGGGTCCGGACCCGCGCTCCGCGGCCGTCCGCAGCACCGCCGCGGGGCGCCGGTCCCCGGCCCGGGGGCGTCCCTAGGACCGGGGCCGGCGGCCCGCGGCGTCGGCGCGGCACTCGCCGGGGTTCTCGCGCTCCTCCTCGGCCTCGTGGTCGGGCCGCTGGGCCCGGAGGTCGCGTCGTTCCCAACCCGGATGTGCTCGCAGGCTCCACATCAGTTCTGTCCCGGCTTTCCCTGGAAGTTTCGGATGATCTGTTCGAGCAGCGAGTGCTGCTCGCCCTCGGCCGGCATGATCAGCAGCGCGAGGATGTACACGAAGACGCCGCTGAAGCCGAGCACGGTGAGGACGACGAAAACGAGGCGGACGATGTTGGCGTCGATGCCGAGGTAGTCGGCGATACCGCCGCACACGCCGGCCAGGAAGCGGTTGTCGTTGCTGCGCCGGAAGCGCTTGCCCTGGAGTTTCTCGTTCATATCCTCAGCCTGCCCGCCCGCGGTGCCGCTGCCCATCGGGGAGAGCCCTGGAGCGTCCCTGACATCCCCCCGACGCCCCTGACGGGGCCCGGGGACACCCCGGCGGGGTGCCCGGCCATGAGACGCGGCCGGCGCGCCCGCCGTTCCCCCCGGACCGGTGAGTCATGGAGCACACTACGGGCCGGGTACGACGAACGGCGGCCGCCGTAGCCCCGCTCAGCGGCGGCCGTAGACCTCGCCCAGGACGCTGAACGAGTCGCGGACCCGGGCGCGGATGCCCTCGGCGTCCTCCTCCTCGGAGTAGTGCAGCCGGCGCATGGTGTGCCGCATGACGGCCATCGCGGTCACGGCGGCCAGTTGGGCCCGCTCCGACTCGGGGGGCTCGCCCAGGCGCCCGGCGATCGCCCGCGCCAGCACCTGCTCCATGTCGTGGAACCTGGCCAGCACGCCGGGGACGAGCTGGGGCTCGCGGTCCATCAGCCGCTTGCGCAGCCCCATCTCCTCCCGCTGGGCGGGGAGGTCGTCGACGTCGAGGAGGAACGCGATGAGCAGCCCGACGAGGTCGTCGGTGAAGTCCCCGGTGGGGCCGCCCGAGGCGAACTCCCGGGCGGCGCCCTCGTCGACCTCCCGGGGCAGCTCGCCCAGGAGGGCCTCCTCCTTCGTCCCGAAGTAGTTGAAGAAGGTCCGGGTGGAGACCCCGACGTCGGCGGCGATCTCCTCCACCGTGACGTTCTCGAGGCCGTGTTCGAGTGTGAGCCGCACGGCGGCCTCCCGGAGGGCGCGCCGTGTGGCCGCCTTCTTGCGCTCGCGCAGCCCCATCCGCTCCTCCTCCCTCCGTTCCCCGGTCACCTGTCGCGCTCCTCTCCCGAACCCGGCGCCCACCGTGCGGCCCGGCGGACCGCGTGTCCGGTCAGCGTCCGACGAACCGCTCGGGGCGGACGCGGACGACGACACGCCTCTCCTCGTCACTGTGCCAGGGATACGGGGTGCCGAGGTACTTGTGGGCCATCCGGTCGATGAAGGACTTGTCCGGGTCCTCGTCCACCCGGTCGACCACTCCGCGCACCTCCACGTACATGTAGGGGTTGTCGGGGTCGAGGACGGAGACCGCCACCCGGCCGTCCCGGGCGAGGTTCCTGAGCTTCTGCCGGGTGGTGGTCTGGCTGAAGCTCAGGTACTCCCCGTCCCAGTCGACCCACACCGGACTGACCTGCGGCTCACCGTCCGGTCCCAGGGTGGCCACGTGCCCGAAGGCGGGCTTGCGCAGGATCTCCTGCTGGTGCTCGGCGAACTCCATGGGGTGCTCCTCCTTCTCGTCCGCGGCCGCCGTCCGGCCGCTGCCTGCGAGTACACCAGTGCCCCGGGGAGGGATCGCGGAACGCCACGGGGCGGCCGGGGAACCGGCCGCCGTCCGGACGCGGTCCCGGGGCCCGCTCGGCCGACCTTCGTCGGCGACGA is a window of Nocardiopsis changdeensis DNA encoding:
- a CDS encoding PPOX class F420-dependent oxidoreductase, giving the protein MEFAEHQQEILRKPAFGHVATLGPDGEPQVSPVWVDWDGEYLSFSQTTTRQKLRNLARDGRVAVSVLDPDNPYMYVEVRGVVDRVDEDPDKSFIDRMAHKYLGTPYPWHSDEERRVVVRVRPERFVGR
- a CDS encoding PspC domain-containing protein, producing MNEKLQGKRFRRSNDNRFLAGVCGGIADYLGIDANIVRLVFVVLTVLGFSGVFVYILALLIMPAEGEQHSLLEQIIRNFQGKPGQN
- a CDS encoding TetR/AcrR family transcriptional regulator, with the protein product MGLRERKKAATRRALREAAVRLTLEHGLENVTVEEIAADVGVSTRTFFNYFGTKEEALLGELPREVDEGAAREFASGGPTGDFTDDLVGLLIAFLLDVDDLPAQREEMGLRKRLMDREPQLVPGVLARFHDMEQVLARAIAGRLGEPPESERAQLAAVTAMAVMRHTMRRLHYSEEEDAEGIRARVRDSFSVLGEVYGRR
- a CDS encoding metallopeptidase family protein; the protein is MAVVVELTRREFEELVADALDQIPPELAGLMDNVVITVQDESPDGLLGLYEGIPLTERGDSYFGVLPDQIFIYRLGICAICETREDVVEEVLITVVHEIAHHFGIDDERLHELGWG
- a CDS encoding MFS transporter, with amino-acid sequence MANPRLDKTPDDEGHEPPSSPQKDAWRSSYREVMALREFRAIWSAHTIATIGTNLLNIAASILVYQITGSPLAAGFTIALGFLPPLIAGPFLSGLADLFPRRRVMVVCDLLRAVLIVSIGIPGLPLWAVWLLLFCSVLPALPFAAARAAMLSEIIQGERYVASTAIIQLTAQVGILVGFMAGGFTSGLFGPHATVMCNGALFVVTALIVRFGVKARPAPERTEKEEGGGFATVVAGGARLVFGDPRLRTLALMAWLAGLYMVPYGLATPLAAEAGGGETAAGVVMAGTSIGALVGGLVLTRLVPPVTRLRLLGPLAVLASVPLLVWLFDPPLWLMVVALAASGATASYQFVANAAFVLCVPPDGRARAFGLVAAGLQVSQGLGILAGGFFAEFFGTGTVVVGAGVLGIVFALLLALPWSRMSDEVTRRMQETEAPA